Proteins found in one Oribacterium sp. oral taxon 102 genomic segment:
- the infA gene encoding translation initiation factor IF-1 produces MSKTDVIEITGKVIEKLPNAMFQVELENGHQVLAHISGKLRMNYIRILPGDKVTIELSPYDLSKGRIIWRDK; encoded by the coding sequence ATGTCAAAGACAGATGTAATTGAGATCACAGGGAAGGTGATCGAGAAGCTTCCGAATGCGATGTTTCAGGTGGAGCTCGAGAACGGGCATCAGGTGCTCGCCCACATTTCCGGGAAGCTTCGTATGAACTACATCCGAATCCTCCCGGGAGACAAGGTCACGATCGAGCTTTCTCCGTATGATTTGTCCAAGGGAAGGATCATCTGGAGAGATAAATAA
- the rpsD gene encoding 30S ribosomal protein S4 produces the protein MAVDKVPVLKRCRSLGLDPVFLGVDKKSNRQPRNQRRKMSEYGLQLREKQKAKFIYGVLEKPFRNYYAKAERMSGQTGENLMVLLESRLDSVIFRMGLARTRREARQVVGHRHVTVNGKIVNIPSYLVSAGDVIAIKESMKTAQRYKDILEVTNGRMIPAWLEADQEKMTATVKQLPHREDIDVPVNEMLIVELYSK, from the coding sequence ATGGCAGTAGATAAGGTTCCTGTACTTAAAAGATGCAGATCACTGGGACTTGATCCGGTATTTTTAGGCGTAGATAAGAAGTCCAACAGACAGCCGAGAAACCAGAGAAGAAAGATGTCTGAGTACGGCCTGCAGCTTCGCGAGAAGCAGAAGGCGAAGTTCATCTACGGCGTATTGGAGAAGCCGTTCCGGAACTACTATGCGAAGGCAGAGAGGATGAGTGGACAGACTGGTGAGAACCTGATGGTTCTTCTGGAGTCCCGTCTGGATAGTGTGATCTTCCGTATGGGACTTGCCCGTACGAGAAGAGAGGCGAGACAGGTGGTCGGACACAGACACGTTACTGTGAATGGTAAGATCGTGAACATCCCGTCCTACCTCGTTTCTGCCGGCGATGTCATCGCGATCAAGGAGTCGATGAAGACCGCACAGAGATACAAGGACATCCTTGAGGTAACAAACGGCAGGATGATTCCGGCATGGCTGGAGGCCGATCAGGAGAAGATGACGGCTACCGTGAAGCAGCTCCCGCACAGAGAGGATATCGATGTGCCTGTAAACGAGATGCTGATCGTCGAGCTGTATTCTAAGTAA
- the rplX gene encoding 50S ribosomal protein L24 → MRRIKKDDIVKIIAGKDSGKQGKVLSFDPKTNRVVVEGCNMVTKHQKPNQTNAQGGILHKEASIDASNVMLVVDGQATRIGFELRDGKKVRVAKKSGKVID, encoded by the coding sequence ATGCGTAGAATCAAGAAGGATGATATCGTCAAGATCATTGCCGGAAAGGACAGCGGCAAGCAGGGCAAGGTTCTTTCCTTCGACCCGAAGACAAACAGAGTAGTCGTTGAGGGCTGCAACATGGTAACTAAGCACCAGAAGCCGAACCAGACGAACGCGCAGGGCGGGATCCTTCACAAAGAGGCGTCGATCGACGCGTCCAATGTGATGCTGGTGGTAGACGGGCAGGCAACCAGAATCGGCTTCGAGCTCCGCGATGGCAAGAAGGTCAGAGTGGCGAAGAAGTCCGGCAAGGTTATCGACTGA
- the rplF gene encoding 50S ribosomal protein L6 yields MSRIGKLPVVIPAGVTVEIKDGNTVTVKGPKGTLERSFAPELTLTQENGEIVVTRPNDNKKEKSLHGLTRALLHNMVVGVTEGFEKKLEVNGVGYRAAKQGKTLTLTLGYSHPVTMEDPEGLETVLEGQNIIFVRGISKEKVGQYAAEIRGKRTPEPYKGKGIKYADEVIRRKVGKTGKK; encoded by the coding sequence ATGTCACGAATCGGAAAATTACCGGTTGTGATCCCGGCAGGTGTCACTGTTGAGATCAAGGACGGCAATACGGTTACCGTAAAGGGGCCGAAGGGTACGCTGGAGAGAAGCTTCGCACCGGAGCTGACCCTTACACAGGAGAATGGTGAGATTGTCGTTACGAGACCGAATGATAATAAGAAGGAGAAGTCCCTTCACGGCCTGACCAGAGCGCTGCTCCACAATATGGTGGTGGGCGTTACGGAGGGCTTCGAGAAGAAGCTGGAGGTCAACGGCGTCGGCTACAGAGCGGCGAAGCAGGGCAAGACCCTGACCCTGACCCTCGGCTATTCTCATCCGGTCACCATGGAGGATCCGGAGGGACTCGAGACCGTCCTTGAGGGGCAGAATATCATTTTTGTCAGAGGTATCTCCAAGGAGAAGGTCGGGCAGTACGCTGCGGAGATCAGAGGCAAGAGAACACCGGAGCCGTATAAGGGCAAGGGCATCAAGTATGCTGATGAAGTGATCCGCCGTAAGGTTGGTAAGACCGGTAAGAAGTAA
- a CDS encoding adenylate kinase, whose amino-acid sequence MKIIMLGAPGAGKGTQAIKIADKYGIPHISTGDIFRQNIKSGTELGKKAKSYMDRGELVPDDVTIGMLLDRISEPDCAAGYVLDGFPRTIPQAESLTRALEERGEKVDYALDIEVPDANIVERMSGRRACPKCGNTYHVVYAAPVMENICDRCGAELMIRADDKPETVQERLDVYHRQTEPLIRYYRGENILREFDGTQELEKVFQDIVEVLG is encoded by the coding sequence ATGAAAATTATCATGTTGGGGGCGCCGGGCGCCGGCAAGGGGACGCAGGCGATCAAGATCGCGGACAAGTACGGGATTCCGCATATTTCTACCGGAGATATCTTCCGCCAAAATATCAAGAGCGGAACGGAGCTTGGGAAAAAGGCGAAGAGCTACATGGACAGAGGAGAGCTCGTTCCGGATGATGTGACGATCGGAATGCTTCTCGACCGGATCTCGGAGCCGGACTGCGCGGCCGGTTATGTACTGGACGGCTTCCCGCGTACGATCCCGCAGGCGGAGAGTCTGACCAGAGCGCTGGAGGAACGCGGCGAGAAGGTGGACTATGCGCTCGACATCGAGGTGCCGGACGCAAATATCGTGGAGCGGATGAGCGGGAGACGCGCCTGTCCGAAATGCGGGAATACCTATCATGTCGTCTATGCCGCGCCGGTTATGGAGAACATTTGCGACAGATGCGGCGCAGAGCTGATGATTCGTGCGGACGATAAGCCGGAGACGGTACAGGAGCGGCTGGATGTTTACCATAGACAGACAGAGCCTCTGATCCGGTATTACCGCGGGGAGAATATACTCAGAGAGTTCGACGGGACACAGGAGCTGGAAAAGGTTTTTCAGGACATCGTCGAGGTTCTGGGGTAG
- the rplR gene encoding 50S ribosomal protein L18, giving the protein MVSKKNKAELRRKKHMRLRNRFAGTPERPRLAVFRSDKHMYAQIIDDVAGNTLCAASTLDKDAGLAKTNNVEAAQYVGKAIAEKALAKGITQVCFDRGGFLYHGKVQALADAAREAGLKF; this is encoded by the coding sequence ATGGTTAGCAAGAAAAACAAAGCTGAACTTCGTCGTAAAAAGCATATGAGACTCAGAAACCGTTTCGCTGGCACTCCAGAGAGACCACGTCTTGCGGTTTTTCGGTCTGATAAGCATATGTATGCACAGATCATCGATGATGTGGCTGGCAATACGCTTTGCGCAGCTTCCACTCTTGATAAGGATGCCGGGCTTGCGAAGACGAACAACGTTGAAGCAGCGCAGTATGTCGGCAAGGCAATCGCCGAGAAGGCTCTGGCCAAGGGAATCACACAGGTCTGCTTTGACAGAGGCGGATTCCTGTACCACGGTAAGGTTCAGGCACTGGCGGATGCTGCCAGAGAAGCTGGGCTTAAGTTCTAA
- the rplO gene encoding 50S ribosomal protein L15, whose protein sequence is MELANLRPADGSKQSKNFRRGRGHGSGNGKTAGKGHKGQKARSGAPRPGFEGGQMPLFRRIPKRGFTDPNSKVITGINLSVLEARFNDGEDVTLLSLLEKNVIKKVNDGVKILGNGELTKKLNVKVNAFSASAKEKIEAVGGTCEVI, encoded by the coding sequence ATGGAGTTAGCTAATTTAAGACCGGCTGATGGTTCGAAGCAGTCCAAGAACTTCAGACGTGGCCGTGGACATGGTTCGGGAAACGGCAAGACCGCTGGTAAAGGACATAAGGGACAGAAGGCTCGTTCCGGAGCACCGAGACCCGGCTTTGAGGGCGGCCAGATGCCTCTGTTCCGGCGCATTCCGAAGAGGGGCTTCACGGATCCCAACTCCAAGGTGATCACAGGCATCAACCTTTCCGTTCTCGAGGCGCGCTTCAATGACGGCGAAGACGTAACGCTGCTCTCTCTTCTGGAGAAGAATGTGATCAAGAAGGTTAACGACGGCGTGAAGATTCTCGGCAACGGCGAGCTCACCAAGAAGCTCAACGTAAAGGTCAACGCGTTCTCGGCAAGTGCAAAGGAGAAGATCGAGGCTGTCGGCGGAACCTGCGAGGTGATCTAA
- the rpsK gene encoding 30S ribosomal protein S11, with translation MANKSTAKRVTKKRVKKNVERGQAHIQSSFNNTIVTLTDAQGNALSWASAGGLGFRGSRKSTPYAAQMAAETAVKAALVHGLKYVDVMVKGPGSGREAAIRALQAGGLEVTSIKDVTPVPHNGCRPPKRRRV, from the coding sequence ATGGCGAATAAGTCAACTGCTAAGAGAGTGACAAAAAAGCGCGTAAAGAAAAACGTTGAACGTGGACAGGCACATATCCAGTCATCCTTCAATAATACGATCGTTACATTGACGGATGCACAGGGCAACGCTCTTTCATGGGCAAGTGCCGGTGGTCTTGGTTTTAGAGGTTCAAGAAAATCTACTCCATATGCAGCACAGATGGCTGCTGAGACTGCTGTGAAGGCGGCTTTGGTACATGGGCTGAAGTATGTGGATGTAATGGTCAAGGGTCCGGGCTCCGGAAGAGAGGCTGCGATCCGCGCACTTCAGGCAGGCGGACTCGAGGTTACCTCCATTAAGGACGTAACGCCGGTACCGCACAATGGATGCCGTCCGCCGAAGCGTAGAAGAGTATAA
- the rpsH gene encoding 30S ribosomal protein S8: MSMSDPIADMLTRIRNANTAKHDTVCIPASKMKLAIANILVDEGYVEKCELVENGKFQDIKLSLKYGASKNEKIIGGIKKISKPGLRVYAGKENMPRVLGGLGIAIVSTNQGVMTDKQARKLGVGGEVLAFVW; this comes from the coding sequence ATGAGTATGAGTGATCCAATCGCAGATATGCTTACGAGAATTCGTAACGCGAACACTGCAAAGCATGACACAGTATGTATTCCCGCATCGAAGATGAAGCTTGCCATCGCCAATATTCTCGTGGATGAGGGCTATGTTGAGAAGTGCGAGCTGGTGGAGAACGGCAAGTTCCAGGACATCAAGCTCAGCCTGAAGTATGGCGCATCCAAGAACGAAAAGATCATCGGCGGAATCAAGAAAATTTCCAAGCCGGGTCTCCGTGTCTATGCCGGCAAGGAGAATATGCCTCGTGTACTGGGCGGACTCGGCATTGCGATCGTATCCACCAATCAGGGCGTGATGACAGATAAGCAGGCAAGGAAGCTCGGCGTGGGCGGAGAGGTTCTCGCTTTCGTCTGGTAA
- a CDS encoding type Z 30S ribosomal protein S14, translating into MAKLSMKLKQQRPSKFSVREYTRCKICGRPHSVLRKYGICRVCFRELAYKGEIPGVRKASW; encoded by the coding sequence ATGGCAAAGTTATCAATGAAGTTAAAGCAGCAGAGACCCTCTAAGTTCTCTGTGAGAGAGTATACCAGATGCAAGATCTGCGGAAGACCTCACTCCGTTCTTCGTAAGTATGGCATCTGCCGTGTTTGCTTCCGTGAGCTGGCATATAAGGGAGAGATCCCCGGCGTAAGAAAAGCAAGCTGGTAA
- the rpsE gene encoding 30S ribosomal protein S5, which translates to MKRDKIDANQLELNDNVVSIKRVSKTVKGGRTMRFSALVVVGDGNGHVGCGTGKALEVPEAIRKAKEAAIRNIITIPVNEERSVPHDFIGKFGASTVLLKKAPEGTGIIAGGPARMVCELAGIRNIRTKSLGSNNKTNVVYATLQGLTSMKTPAQFAALRGKSVAEITG; encoded by the coding sequence ATGAAGCGTGATAAAATTGATGCAAATCAGTTAGAATTAAACGACAATGTCGTTTCCATCAAGCGTGTCTCCAAGACCGTGAAGGGCGGACGCACCATGCGTTTCTCTGCGCTTGTCGTAGTGGGTGACGGCAACGGACATGTGGGCTGCGGCACCGGCAAGGCGCTGGAGGTTCCGGAGGCGATCCGCAAGGCGAAGGAAGCGGCGATCAGAAATATCATTACGATTCCGGTAAATGAAGAGCGTTCCGTGCCGCATGACTTCATCGGCAAGTTCGGCGCTTCCACCGTCCTTCTGAAGAAGGCTCCGGAAGGAACCGGCATCATCGCCGGCGGTCCTGCGCGTATGGTCTGCGAGCTGGCAGGCATCCGCAACATCCGTACCAAGTCTCTGGGCTCCAACAATAAGACCAACGTGGTCTATGCGACGCTTCAGGGGCTCACCTCGATGAAGACCCCGGCGCAGTTCGCGGCTCTGCGCGGTAAGTCCGTCGCAGAGATCACAGGTTAA
- the rpmJ gene encoding 50S ribosomal protein L36 produces MKVRSSVKPICEKCKVIKRKGSIRIICENPKHKQRQG; encoded by the coding sequence ATGAAGGTAAGATCATCAGTAAAGCCGATCTGCGAAAAGTGCAAGGTCATTAAGCGGAAAGGTTCTATCAGAATTATCTGCGAAAACCCTAAGCATAAGCAGAGACAAGGTTAA
- the rpsM gene encoding 30S ribosomal protein S13, with product MARIAGVDLPREKRIEIGLTYIYGIGRSSADKILTATNVNPDTRVKDLTDDEVKALANYIADNQMVEGDLRREIALNIKRLQEIGCYRGIRHRRGLPVRGQKTKTNARTRKGPRKTVANKKK from the coding sequence ATGGCTCGTATTGCAGGTGTCGATTTACCGAGAGAGAAGCGCATCGAGATCGGTCTTACATACATTTACGGTATCGGACGATCCTCTGCGGACAAGATTCTCACGGCAACCAACGTAAACCCGGATACTCGTGTCAAGGATCTCACAGATGATGAGGTGAAGGCGCTTGCCAACTACATCGCAGACAATCAGATGGTAGAGGGCGACCTCAGAAGAGAGATCGCGCTGAATATCAAGAGACTGCAGGAGATCGGCTGCTACAGAGGAATTCGTCACAGAAGAGGACTTCCGGTAAGAGGACAGAAGACGAAGACCAATGCAAGAACACGCAAGGGCCCGAGAAAGACCGTCGCAAACAAGAAGAAGTAA
- the map gene encoding type I methionyl aminopeptidase: MIEIKSKREIELMREAGKVLSEVHERVGERVAPGRSTKELNDYAEGLIRKLGCTPSFLHLYDFPAACCISVNEEVIHGIPDKHRILEEGDIVSFDIGTCYKGYHSDAARTWGVGRISSEAEKLIAACEQSFWEGARNAVPGNHLNDICSAIGNYAYSLGYGVLEDYIGHGIGHEVHMDPDVPNFPMRRKGPLLQAGMTLAVEPMITVGSKEVRVLDNDWTVVTIDGKLSCHYENTILITENGPEILSLVR, encoded by the coding sequence ATGATAGAAATCAAGTCAAAGCGTGAGATCGAGCTGATGAGAGAGGCGGGGAAGGTGCTCTCGGAGGTGCATGAGAGGGTCGGAGAGAGAGTCGCACCGGGCCGCAGCACGAAGGAGTTGAACGATTACGCGGAGGGGCTCATCCGGAAGCTGGGCTGTACGCCGAGTTTCCTTCACCTCTACGATTTTCCGGCAGCGTGCTGCATTTCTGTGAATGAGGAGGTCATTCACGGGATTCCGGATAAGCATCGTATCCTCGAGGAGGGGGATATCGTATCCTTCGATATTGGTACCTGCTACAAGGGCTATCACAGCGACGCAGCGAGAACCTGGGGGGTCGGCAGGATCTCTTCGGAGGCAGAGAAGCTGATCGCGGCATGCGAGCAGTCCTTCTGGGAGGGAGCGAGGAACGCGGTTCCGGGCAATCATTTGAACGACATCTGCAGCGCCATCGGAAACTATGCCTACAGCCTAGGCTACGGCGTGCTCGAGGATTATATCGGACACGGCATCGGGCACGAGGTGCACATGGATCCGGATGTGCCGAATTTCCCGATGAGGCGGAAGGGGCCGCTGCTGCAGGCAGGCATGACGCTCGCGGTCGAGCCTATGATTACCGTCGGCTCGAAGGAGGTCAGAGTGCTGGATAACGACTGGACTGTCGTGACGATCGACGGAAAGCTTTCCTGTCATTATGAAAACACCATTTTGATCACAGAGAACGGGCCGGAGATTCTGAGCCTGGTTAGATAG
- the secY gene encoding preprotein translocase subunit SecY, whose amino-acid sequence MLQTIRNAFKVKDLRGRFLYVLLMLVVIRFGSNLPIPGVNSGYFGDLFNKMANNDAFGWFNTMTGGSFEQLSIFALSITPYITSSIIIQLLTVAIPALEEMQKDGEEGRKKMTMYTRWMTIGLALIESLAMAVGFGGNGLLIGFAEAGVIRKLADIMICVVAMTAGSALLMWIGEQITDKGIGNGISLVLLFNILSSIPQDFMTLYERFLMGKSVAAMVVYAILIVAVLLVLVGFTVVLQAAERRIPVQYSRRVQGRGLVGGQQSQIPLKVNTANVMPVIFASSLLTMPVIIGQILKVDYGTVAGKILLTLNSGSWCKPDAPIYSIGLLIYILLLYFFAYFYTSISFNPLEVANNMKKQGGFIPGIRPGKPTSDYLDGILTYIIFIGATGLLIIALVPIIVSGVFNVGRISFMGTSLLIIVGVVIETLKSIDSQMIVRNYKGFLEN is encoded by the coding sequence ATGCTTCAAACGATACGAAATGCATTCAAGGTTAAGGATCTGAGAGGCCGCTTCCTCTATGTCCTCCTGATGTTAGTAGTAATTCGGTTTGGATCCAATCTTCCTATCCCGGGTGTAAACTCGGGATATTTTGGAGATTTATTTAATAAGATGGCAAACAACGATGCCTTCGGCTGGTTCAATACCATGACGGGAGGCTCGTTTGAGCAGCTTTCGATCTTTGCGCTTTCGATCACCCCCTATATTACCTCCTCCATTATCATTCAGCTTCTGACTGTTGCTATCCCTGCACTGGAGGAAATGCAGAAGGACGGGGAAGAGGGCAGGAAAAAGATGACGATGTACACCAGGTGGATGACCATCGGGCTGGCGCTTATAGAGTCGCTGGCGATGGCTGTCGGCTTCGGGGGAAACGGGCTCTTGATCGGCTTCGCGGAGGCGGGTGTGATCCGTAAGCTTGCGGATATCATGATCTGCGTGGTTGCGATGACGGCAGGCTCCGCCCTCCTGATGTGGATCGGCGAGCAGATCACGGACAAGGGCATCGGAAATGGAATCTCGCTGGTGCTGCTCTTCAATATTCTCTCCTCCATCCCGCAGGACTTCATGACGCTCTATGAGCGCTTCCTGATGGGGAAGAGCGTGGCGGCAATGGTGGTTTACGCGATCCTGATCGTTGCCGTTCTGCTCGTGCTGGTAGGCTTCACCGTCGTATTGCAGGCGGCGGAGCGCCGGATCCCGGTGCAGTATTCCCGCCGGGTGCAGGGCAGAGGGCTGGTCGGCGGCCAGCAGTCGCAGATCCCCTTGAAGGTCAATACCGCGAATGTTATGCCGGTGATCTTCGCATCCTCGCTTCTGACGATGCCGGTAATCATCGGGCAGATCCTGAAGGTGGACTACGGCACGGTAGCAGGCAAGATTCTTTTGACGCTGAATTCCGGAAGCTGGTGCAAGCCGGATGCGCCGATCTATTCGATCGGACTTCTGATTTATATTCTGCTTCTCTACTTCTTCGCCTACTTCTACACCTCGATCTCCTTCAATCCTTTGGAGGTTGCGAACAATATGAAGAAGCAGGGCGGCTTCATCCCCGGCATTCGCCCCGGTAAGCCGACCAGCGATTATCTGGACGGGATTCTTACCTATATCATCTTCATCGGAGCGACGGGACTCCTGATCATCGCGCTGGTGCCGATCATCGTTTCCGGCGTTTTCAATGTGGGAAGGATTTCCTTCATGGGAACCTCTCTCCTGATTATCGTCGGCGTCGTGATCGAGACGCTGAAGTCGATCGACTCGCAGATGATCGTGAGAAACTACAAGGGATTCCTGGAGAATTGA
- the rplN gene encoding 50S ribosomal protein L14, with protein sequence MIQQETRLKVADNTGARELLCIRVMGGSTRRYAAVGDIIVASVKDATPGGQVKKGDVVKAVVVRTVDDIRRKDGSYIRFDENAAVILKEDGTPKGTRIFGPVARELRDHGYMKIVSLAPEVL encoded by the coding sequence ATGATTCAGCAGGAAACAAGACTTAAGGTTGCTGATAACACAGGCGCAAGAGAACTTCTCTGCATCCGTGTTATGGGCGGCTCTACCAGAAGATATGCCGCTGTCGGAGATATCATTGTGGCTTCTGTAAAGGATGCTACTCCGGGCGGACAGGTGAAGAAGGGAGATGTCGTAAAGGCAGTCGTGGTGAGAACGGTTGACGACATCCGCAGAAAGGATGGCAGCTACATTCGCTTCGATGAGAATGCGGCTGTTATCCTGAAGGAAGATGGCACTCCAAAGGGAACCCGTATCTTTGGACCAGTTGCCAGAGAGCTGAGAGATCATGGCTATATGAAGATCGTTTCTCTGGCTCCGGAAGTATTATAA
- the rplE gene encoding 50S ribosomal protein L5, translating to MARLKEQYNSEIKEAMKKKFGYKNVNEIPKLEKIVINMGVGEAKENSKVLDSAVRDLEIITGQHAVTTKAKKSVANFKIREGQAIGCKVTLRGERMYEFADRLINLALPRVRDFRGVNPNAFDGRGNYALGLKEQIIFPEIEFDKVDKVRGMDVIFVTTAKTDEEARELLTLFNMPFAK from the coding sequence ATGGCGAGATTAAAAGAGCAGTATAACAGTGAGATCAAGGAAGCTATGAAGAAGAAGTTCGGTTACAAGAATGTAAACGAAATTCCGAAGCTGGAGAAGATCGTGATCAACATGGGCGTCGGAGAAGCTAAGGAAAATTCCAAGGTTCTCGACAGTGCGGTCAGAGATCTGGAGATCATTACCGGCCAGCATGCGGTGACCACCAAGGCGAAGAAGTCTGTGGCGAACTTCAAGATCAGAGAGGGACAGGCGATCGGCTGTAAGGTGACGCTTCGAGGCGAGAGAATGTATGAGTTTGCGGACAGACTCATCAACCTTGCACTTCCCCGCGTCAGAGACTTCCGCGGTGTGAATCCCAACGCCTTCGACGGCAGAGGGAACTACGCGCTCGGACTCAAGGAGCAGATCATTTTCCCGGAGATCGAGTTCGATAAGGTGGATAAGGTAAGAGGTATGGACGTCATCTTCGTCACGACCGCAAAGACGGACGAGGAGGCGAGAGAGCTTCTCACGCTGTTCAATATGCCGTTTGCGAAGTAA
- the rpmD gene encoding 50S ribosomal protein L30, whose protein sequence is MADKLKITLVKSPIAAIPKQRATVQALGLKKIRQFVELPNNGATKGMIQRVNHLVKVEEI, encoded by the coding sequence ATGGCAGATAAGTTAAAGATTACATTAGTGAAGTCTCCAATCGCCGCTATCCCTAAGCAGAGAGCAACAGTGCAGGCGCTCGGGCTCAAGAAGATCCGGCAGTTTGTAGAGCTCCCCAATAACGGGGCCACCAAGGGTATGATTCAGAGAGTCAACCACCTTGTAAAAGTTGAAGAAATCTAA